The bacterium genome includes a window with the following:
- a CDS encoding aminopeptidase, giving the protein MQISVKTRLGAVIAGGVLMLNGCSAGYLLKQGYGQASLLFQRESMEAARTDTRLSDEQRQRLDVVTGAKAYAIRTIGLKESASYDKVIVLDRSAVTYVVSGAPKDKLEPYLWHFPVVGAVPYKGFFDRSEAIAEQEGLKAKGFDTYLRGVAAFSLLGWIPDPLYSPLLKYEPPVLANTIIHELTHGTVFLKGASSFNEGFATFVGNQGGIGYMRERYGPDSAEARYAEGMVRDERKFTAFLQDLGAELRALYGSSRMSEEKLSAREKVFAEAQAQFALIPFETDHFAWFGKATLNNAFLMTLLTYQSNADRFEKVYDRLGRDLKAMVQFFRDQVAKQPDPEAYLDGWLKG; this is encoded by the coding sequence ATGCAAATCAGCGTAAAGACAAGACTCGGAGCCGTCATCGCGGGGGGAGTCCTCATGCTCAACGGATGCAGCGCGGGGTATTTGCTCAAGCAAGGCTACGGGCAGGCATCCCTTCTCTTCCAGCGCGAATCCATGGAGGCCGCCCGCACCGACACGCGGCTGAGCGACGAGCAGCGGCAGCGACTCGACGTGGTGACAGGCGCCAAGGCCTACGCCATCCGCACCATCGGCCTCAAGGAGAGCGCGAGCTACGACAAGGTCATCGTGCTCGATCGCTCAGCCGTCACTTACGTGGTCTCGGGGGCCCCAAAGGACAAGCTCGAACCCTACTTGTGGCACTTCCCCGTGGTGGGGGCGGTGCCCTACAAGGGCTTCTTCGATCGCTCCGAGGCGATCGCCGAGCAAGAAGGGCTCAAGGCCAAGGGCTTCGACACCTACTTGCGTGGCGTCGCCGCCTTCAGCCTGCTGGGGTGGATCCCCGATCCGCTCTACTCGCCCCTCTTGAAGTACGAGCCACCGGTGCTCGCCAACACCATCATCCACGAGCTGACGCACGGGACGGTTTTCCTAAAAGGGGCATCGAGCTTCAACGAAGGCTTCGCCACCTTCGTCGGCAACCAAGGCGGGATCGGCTACATGCGCGAACGCTACGGTCCCGATTCGGCAGAGGCCCGCTACGCGGAGGGAATGGTGCGAGATGAGCGGAAGTTCACGGCCTTCTTGCAAGACCTCGGCGCGGAGCTTCGTGCCCTCTACGGCTCCTCACGCATGTCGGAGGAGAAACTGAGCGCCCGAGAAAAGGTCTTCGCCGAGGCCCAGGCGCAGTTCGCCTTGATCCCCTTCGAGACCGACCATTTCGCCTGGTTCGGAAAAGCGACGCTCAACAACGCCTTTCTCATGACGCTTCTGACCTACCAATCCAACGCGGATCGCTTCGAGAAGGTCTACGATCGCCTCGGGCGGGACTTGAAGGCCATGGTGCAGTTCTTTCGGGATCAGGTCGCCAAGCAGCCCGATCCCGAGGCCTACCTGGATGGCTGGCTGAAGGGCTAG